The window TTACATACGTCATTACCGCAGCAGCAGTACCGTTATCTCGAATAAGAAATCTTTTATTAGCAGGTTGATGATCTACAATATGCATGTTCATCCCTCTTTCTGTGTTGAATATTCATCGTCCAGACGTCTATACGTCAGTGCTCCGCTTGGACATGTGTCAATCTGCCGGGCAATTGCCTCCGCAGTGTTAGCATCGGGATTAATCCAAGGCCGTTTGCTTAAATCAAAAACACCAGGGAGGCCCTTTACGCAATAACCGGAATGAGTGCATACCTCCGAATTAAACATTACCTCGATATCTTTACCGTAGTATAACTTCTGCTTAGTCATTATTTTTCACATCTTTCACTTTTGAGTTTGTTTAAAGACCAAGATCCATTCTTCGAAAGCAGTCAGAAATCTTTCCAAATGGCGAAGCGTTGATTCGTCGTCTAATTCTCCGGTGGTTTCATTCATTTTTTCGTGAACGCTGCCGATGAGAACCTTCGGACCCGGCATCGTATAGGCATTCATGGCAAGCAATGTCTGCCTTACCTGGGCTTGTGACTGAGCTGTCCCCCCACCGCCCGGAGTAGCACCTGCTATCGCAAAAGGTTTTTCTATCAGCACTGAGCTTTTACCCGGACGCGAAGCCCAGTCTAAGGCGTTTTTCAAAACGCCCGGGATTCCCATGTTGTATTCAGGGGTGACAATCAGTACACCGTCCGCTTGACGAATGCTTTCTTTAAATTCGGCAACGGACTGGGGGTCGCCTTGGCTTTCGATGTCCGAATTAAAAAGTGGAATCATCGATAAGTCAACGTGTTGAATCTCCCAATGCTTTGGCGCAAGCTTTTCCATAGCCTTTAACACTCTTCTATTGAAAGAACCTTCACGAAGACTTCCACATATGGCAGTGATGGTGAGTTTGTTTTCGCTCATTCTAACGCTTCCCTTCTCTTGGTATCATCTACGCATTAGAATCTAGTTGGTATGTTCTTATAATATCGTTAAAGAGCCTGCTAGTAAATGTGAACAAACAATGTACAACTAGAATGTTTTGTTTTGATTGGTCATTTAAGTTTGGTTTAAGTATTCTGCGTTAAGATTTATCTAAATCAAGCAATACCTTTTTCTAAACAATAATTTCAACTGATAATACAAGGAGTGTTTATTAATGAAAACCAACAAGATCAAAAGCATAAGTGTCGTTACTTTGGCCGCATTACTAGCCGTATCCATCGCAGGATGCTCTAAGGCAGAGGTCAGCAGCGAGGTTGCGGTTGCAGCTACGCAAACAGCAAGTCATGCAGTATCGTCAAGCGCACCGTCAGCAGACACAGCAACATCGTCAACGTCAGAAACGTCAACGGCACAAACTTCCGTTCAAGACACAGCAGAATTGTTCAGTGACCGGGATTTAGAACAGACGGCAGATCTTACTGCGGCAAAACAAATGAAATTGGTAAGCAATCAGGATGTGACACTGAGTGAGGAAGGCGTATATGTCCTAAGCGGTGATGTAGAAAATGTAACGGTAACGGTTGATGCGCCCGATGATGCAAAGGTTCAGATCGTCCTTGATGGTGTCAGTATCACGAATGATGATTCACCTGCCATTTATGTGAAGGCAGCGGATAAAGTATTCGTTACATCCACGGACAGTGAGAACCACATGGAGGTATCCGGAACTTATGTAGCGGATGGGGAGACCAATCTGGATGCGGTCATTTTCTCAAAAGCAGATATAACCCTGAATGGAACCGGCACCTTAGATATTGTATCAAGTCAAGGCAATGGTATCTCTTCCAAGGATGATCTCAAAATCACTGGAGGCGTGTATACCATTCAGTCAGCAGCGGATGCAATAGAGGCCAATGATGCCATTCTGATCAATGATGGAACAGTTACAATCGATACGGATAAGGATGCCCTGCATAGCGAAAATGCTGATGATGCGACTCTTGGGAATATCTACATTGAAGGCGGCACATTAAATATCAACGCTGCCGACGATGCCGTCACGGCCAACAACCTTGTGCAAATTGATGGCGGCACCATTGCCATTGAGACTGCTGTAGAAGGTATCGAGGCAAATAATATCATCGTGAATGACGGCCAGATCACCTTGTATGCGAGTGATGACGGCATCAACGCCACACCGAAAGTTACTGAGGATACATCGATTGTTGTCAATGGCGGTACGATTAAAGTAACTATGGGCAGCGGGGATACGGACGCTTTTGATGCCAACGGTGATATCTCGATTAATGGAGGAACCATTAACGTAGAAGCCACTTCCGCCTTTGATGCGGATGGTACAGCTCAATTGAACGGCGGGACTGTCACAGTCAATGGCGAACAAATCACTGAAATCACGGTATCACGCGGCGGTGGCGGCGGAGGCCGGGGCGGAATGGGCGGCGGTGGAGGAATGGGCCATTAATTTTGAAGTCACGGCCCAAAGCTCTGATCATAACCGGCTGTATCCCGTATATGCATAGTCAATCATAAGATGAACGCCCGAGAGATCCCTGAATGAACAGGGTCTTTCGGGCGTTTTTGTTGATCTTAGTTCTTATGCACTTTTTCTCGTGAGAATCTCGATTTTTTTGCCTTCTTTACGTTTCTTTGCATATTCGGCTGTTGCTGTGAAGAGTAAGTCGGAAGATGAATTAAGGGCCGTTTCACAAGAGTCCTGCAATACACCAATAATAAAACCTACGCCAACGACCTGAATCGCTATATCATTCGGAATGCCGAAGATACTGCATGCCAGAGGAATTAATAAGAGCGACCCGCCGGCAACACCGGAGGCACCTGCAGCAGCTACAGCCGATAAGATACTTAGGATCAGCGCCGTACCAAAATCCACCTCAATGCCAACGGTATGGACAGCAGCGAGGGTCAAGACAGCAATCGTAACCGCTGCACCCGCCATATTAATTGTAGCCCCTAATGGAATGGATACCGAATACGTATCTTTATCCAGCTTCATTTCTTCACATAAGCTCATGTTGACAGGAATGTTAGCAGCAGAGCTGCGGGTGAAGAAGGCGGTAATCCCGCTTTCCTTCAGGCAATGAAGAACAAGCGGATAAGGATTTCTGCGAATATTCAGATAGACGATTAATGGATTCACCACAAGCGCCATAAGTAGCATACATCCAATAAGAACAAGAAGCAGTTTGCCGTAATCCTGCAGGGATGAAAGCCCGTTGGCTGTAATGGAATCAAACACAAGGCCCATGATGCCCAGAGGTGCCAGGCTGATCACCCATTTGACGATTTGTGAGACAGCATCCGAGAAATTCGTAAGCAAGTTTTTGGTACTATCGTTTGCATTTTTCAAAGCCATTCCAAGAACGATAGCCCAAGTCAGGATTCCGATATAATTAGCATTCATAAGGGCGCTTACCGGGTTGTCGACAACGTTGAATAGCAACGTCTTAAGCACTTCGACAATCCCATCAGGTGGAGTCAGGTCATTCGCTCCCGTTACCAGCGACAAGGTCACCGGAAATACAAAACTGGCAATAACCGCAAGCAATCCCGCTAAAAATGTACTAATACCATACAGAGCAAGAATGGACTTCATATTCGTTTGGCGGCCTTTTTTGTGCTGGGAGATAGCTGTCATTACTAAGAGCAGGACCAATA of the Paenibacillus pedocola genome contains:
- a CDS encoding (4Fe-4S)-binding protein, whose product is MTKQKLYYGKDIEVMFNSEVCTHSGYCVKGLPGVFDLSKRPWINPDANTAEAIARQIDTCPSGALTYRRLDDEYSTQKEG
- a CDS encoding carbohydrate-binding domain-containing protein produces the protein MKTNKIKSISVVTLAALLAVSIAGCSKAEVSSEVAVAATQTASHAVSSSAPSADTATSSTSETSTAQTSVQDTAELFSDRDLEQTADLTAAKQMKLVSNQDVTLSEEGVYVLSGDVENVTVTVDAPDDAKVQIVLDGVSITNDDSPAIYVKAADKVFVTSTDSENHMEVSGTYVADGETNLDAVIFSKADITLNGTGTLDIVSSQGNGISSKDDLKITGGVYTIQSAADAIEANDAILINDGTVTIDTDKDALHSENADDATLGNIYIEGGTLNINAADDAVTANNLVQIDGGTIAIETAVEGIEANNIIVNDGQITLYASDDGINATPKVTEDTSIVVNGGTIKVTMGSGDTDAFDANGDISINGGTINVEATSAFDADGTAQLNGGTVTVNGEQITEITVSRGGGGGGRGGMGGGGGMGH
- the sstT gene encoding serine/threonine transporter SstT, with amino-acid sequence MNALLLKWNQVSLVQRIFIGIIAGIVLALAIPNATGIAIFGSLFVSALKAVAPVLVLLLVMTAISQHKKGRQTNMKSILALYGISTFLAGLLAVIASFVFPVTLSLVTGANDLTPPDGIVEVLKTLLFNVVDNPVSALMNANYIGILTWAIVLGMALKNANDSTKNLLTNFSDAVSQIVKWVISLAPLGIMGLVFDSITANGLSSLQDYGKLLLVLIGCMLLMALVVNPLIVYLNIRRNPYPLVLHCLKESGITAFFTRSSAANIPVNMSLCEEMKLDKDTYSVSIPLGATINMAGAAVTIAVLTLAAVHTVGIEVDFGTALILSILSAVAAAGASGVAGGSLLLIPLACSIFGIPNDIAIQVVGVGFIIGVLQDSCETALNSSSDLLFTATAEYAKKRKEGKKIEILTRKSA
- a CDS encoding NADPH-dependent FMN reductase; the protein is MSENKLTITAICGSLREGSFNRRVLKAMEKLAPKHWEIQHVDLSMIPLFNSDIESQGDPQSVAEFKESIRQADGVLIVTPEYNMGIPGVLKNALDWASRPGKSSVLIEKPFAIAGATPGGGGTAQSQAQVRQTLLAMNAYTMPGPKVLIGSVHEKMNETTGELDDESTLRHLERFLTAFEEWILVFKQTQK